The DNA segment AGCTGGAGGGGGGTCGGCAGGAGCAGGCGCGCCGCCTCATCGCCGCCGAGGCGGATCTCCTCCACCGCCTCCGCCCGCTGCTGGAGGAGCGGCTGACCGTGCAGCGCATCCGCTGCCACGGCGACCTGCACCTGGGCCAGTTCCTGCTGGGGGCGGCCGAGGACGACTACACCATCCTCAACGTGGAGGGCAACCCCGCCCGCTCGCTGCGCGAGCGGCGTCTCAAGCAGCCGGCGCTCGGCGACGTGGCCTCCATGCTCCGCTCCTTCCACTTCGCCAGCCGCGTGGCGCTGGCCGGGCACGAGGAAGCGGGCGCGCGCGCCGGCGCCTGGTACCGGGCCACCGCCCGCGCCTACCTGCGCGCCTACCTGCGCGGGGCGCGCGGCGCCGCCTGGCTGCCCGCCCGGCGCGGCGAGCTGCGCGTGCTCCTGGAGGTCTTCCTGCTGGAACGGGCGCTGGCCGAACTGCGCCACGGCCTGGCGCGGGGCGGCGACCGCCTGGCCGCCGCCCTGGACGGGCTGGAGGCGCTCCTCGGCCGGCCGGTCCGGCGGCCCGAGGCCGCCCGGGCGGACGCCTAGACCACCAGGACCGCCCCGCCCTCCACCGCGCTCCGCCGGACCGCCTCCAGCGCCTCGGGCGCCCGTTCCAGCGGGTAGGGGCGAGCGCGCACCTCCAGGCGGGCCGCGCCCGCGATGGCCAGGAAGCGCCGCCCGTCCTCCCGGGTCAGGTTGGCCACGCTCTTCAGGCTCCGCTCGTGGTAGAGGAGCCCGTAGGACATCTCGGGCAGTCGGTCCATGTGGACCGCGTTGATGGCCAGCGTGCCGCCCCGACGGAGGCTGGCCAGGGCGAGGGGCAGCAGATCGCCGGCCGGGGCGAAGGTGATGGCGCCGTCCAGCGGATGCGGCGGCTCCTCGCCGGCCGCCCCCGCCCAGCGGGCGCCCAGCTCCAGCGCCAGGCGCCGGTGCGCCTCGCTGCGACTGAAGACGTAGACCTCCATGCCCAGGCGGCGCGCCACCTGGAGCGTCAGGTGCGCCGAGGCGCCGAAGCCGTAGAGGCCGAGGCGGCCCCCCGGCTCCACCCCGGAGAGGCGGAGCGAGCGGTAGCCGATCAGACCGGCGCAGAGGAGCGGCGCCGCCTCCACGTCGTCGTAGATCTCCGGCAGCGGCAGCACCGCCTCGGCCGGCGCCACCGTCCACTCCGCGTAGCCGCCGTCCACGTCCAGGCCGGTGAAGCGGGGCGACTCGCAGAGGTTCTCCTGGCCGCGGCGGCAGTAGTCGCAGCGGCCGCAGGCCGACCAGAGCCAGGGCAGGCCGACCCGCATGCCGGGGTGGAGCCCC comes from the Bacillota bacterium genome and includes:
- a CDS encoding zinc-dependent alcohol dehydrogenase family protein is translated as MRGWLLEPSGGGVALRFREELPEPHAGPGEVRLRVSACGVCRTDLHELDGELPPPRPVVPGHQVVGRIDEVGEGVEGLHPGMRVGLPWLWSACGRCDYCRRGQENLCESPRFTGLDVDGGYAEWTVAPAEAVLPLPEIYDDVEAAPLLCAGLIGYRSLRLSGVEPGGRLGLYGFGASAHLTLQVARRLGMEVYVFSRSEAHRRLALELGARWAGAAGEEPPHPLDGAITFAPAGDLLPLALASLRRGGTLAINAVHMDRLPEMSYGLLYHERSLKSVANLTREDGRRFLAIAGAARLEVRARPYPLERAPEALEAVRRSAVEGGAVLVV